GAGAGACAGCAGAACCCAGAACGCAGCGGGAACGTCCAGGTTGGCCGTCTTGGCATAGTAGACGAAGGGAACGTTGAGCGCCGCGATCGCAGCGGCGAAGAGCGCCGCGGTGGAATCGAGGAGCTCTCTTCCCAGAGCGTGGACCACGAGCAAGATTCCGACACCCATCCCGAGCGAGATCGCCCTCCCGATGGCGATCAGGAGCGTCGCGTGCTCGACGTTTCGCGGATCGGCGAAATCCAACGCCAGGGCGGGAAGGTAGGCGAGTGCGAGCACGTAATAGGACAGTGGGGGATAGGCCGGCTGGTGCCAGTCCCCGGAGAACCTCACCTCGATGCCCGATAAGATGACGGACGGCTGGAGCTCGTCGGGGGCCCAGCCATGGAGGGACGGCAGGCCCCACCAGACGGCGGTGACGTTCAGAACGAGGCTCGCGCCGATGATGGCGTAAAGCGCGAGGCGATTTGTCCGCATCGTCGCGAAGTCTAGCGAGGGTTCGCAAGACCCGCAAAAGCCTCTCCCGAGGTGACTATTCGGGAAGCGCGAAGGTGAAGATGCTGCTTCCCACCGCCACGGTCACCCTTTGCCGTCCGTCGGACAGGTAGGTGATTGGGGAGGCGTGGACGGTGCGGCCGGCGTAGAAGTGCCAGAGCTCTTCGCCCGTCGTATCGTCGAGAGCGAACAGATAACCGCTCCGGGTCCCGCCGAAAACGAGCCCGCCGGCGGTCGAGAGGAGCCCCGCGGCCGACGGCTCGATGGGAAACTCCCACTTCAGCTCACCGGTCAGGCTATCCAGAGCACGAATCGCACCGATCCAGTCGTTTCGGACTTCGTCTCGA
This window of the Vicinamibacteria bacterium genome carries:
- a CDS encoding PQQ-binding-like beta-propeller repeat protein; this encodes RDEVRNDWIGAIRALDSLTGELKWEFPIEPSAAGLLSTAGGLVFGGTRSGYLFALDDTTGEELWHFYAGRTVHASPITYLSDGRQRVTVAVGSSIFTFALPE